The following are encoded together in the Cynocephalus volans isolate mCynVol1 chromosome 4, mCynVol1.pri, whole genome shotgun sequence genome:
- the RNH1 gene encoding ribonuclease inhibitor isoform X1 codes for MSLNIQCEQLSDARWTELLPLIQQYQVVRLDDCGLTEVRCKDISSAIRANPTLTELSLRTNELGDAGVHLVLQGLQSPTCKIQKLSLQNCCLTEAGCGVLPGVLRSVPTLRELHLNDNPLGDVGLRLLCEGLLDPQCHLEKLQLEYCNLTAASCEPLAAVLRAKPDFKELVVSNNPLGEAGVRVLCQGLVDSACLLETLRLESCGITAANCRDLCGVVASKASLRQLELGDNKLGDAGVAELCPALLHPSCRLRTLWLWECDVTVKGCRDLCRVLSTKESLKELSLAGNELGDEGARLLCESLLAPGCQLESLWVKTCSLTAACCPHFSAVLTQSRCLLELQLSSNKLGDAGVRELCQGLGQPGCVLRVLWLGDCDVTDGGCSSLASVLLASHSLRELDLSNNCMGDPGVLRLVESVRQPTCVLEQLVLYDIYWTEEMEDRLRALEKDKPSLRVIS; via the exons ATGAGCCTCAACATCCAGTGTGAGCAGCTGAGTGATGCCAGGTGGACGGAGCTCCTGCCCCTGATCCAGCAGTACCAAGTGGTCAG GCTGGACGACTGTGGCCTCACAGAGGTGCGCTGCAAGGATATCAGCTCCGCGATCCGGGCCAACCCCACCCTCACCGAGCTCAGCCTGCGCACCAATGAGCTGGGCGACGCAGGCGTGCACCTGGTGCTGCAGGGCCTGCAGAGCCCCACCTGCAAGATCCAGAAGCTGAG cctccagaactgctgCCTGACAGAGGCTGGCTGTGGGGTCCTGCCTGGTGTGTTGCGCTCTGTGCCCACCCTGCGTGAGCTGCACCTCAACGACAACCCCCTGGGGGATGTGGGCCTGCGGCTCCTCTGCGAGGGACTTCTAGACCCCCAGTGCCACCTGGAGAAGCTGCA GTTGGAGTACTGCAACCTCACGGCTGCCAGCTGCGAGCCCCTGGCCGCGGTGCTTAGGGCCAAACCGGACTTCAAGGAGCTGGTGGTGAGCAACAACCCCTTGGGTGAGGCCGGCGTGCGCGTGCTGTGCCAGGGCCTCGTGGACTCTGCCTGCCTGCTGGAGACGCTCAG GCTGGAGAGCTGCGGCATCACCGCGGCCAACTGCAGGGACCTGTGTGGCGTCGTGGCCTCTAAGGCCTCGCTGCGGCAGCTGGAGCTGGGAGACAACAAGCTGGGTGACGCAGGCGTGGCGGAGCTGTGTCCGGCGCTGCTGCACCCCAGCTGCAGGCTCAGGACCCTGTG GCTCTGGGAGTGCGACGTCACCGTCAAGGGCTGCAGGGACCTGTGTCGGGTGCTGAGCACCAAGGAGAGCCTGAAGGAGCTCAGCCTGGCGGGCAACGAGCTGGGCGACGAGGGCGCCCGGCTGCTGTGCGAGAGCCTGCTGGCGCCCGGCTGCCAGCTGGAGTCGCTGTG GGTGAAGACCTGCAGCCTGACGGCCGCCTGCTGTCCCCACTTCAGCGCGGTGCTGACGCAGAGCAGGTGTCTGCTGGAGCTGCAGCTGAGCAGCAACAAGCTGGGCGACGCGGGCGTGCGCGAGCTctgccagggcctgggccagCCTGGCTGCGTGCTGCGCGTGCTCTG GCTGGGGGACTGTGATGTGACCGATGGAGGCTGCAGCAGTCTTGCCTCAGTACTGCTGGCCAGCCATAGCCTGCGCGAGCTGGACCTCAGCAACAACTGCATGGGGGACCCGGGCGTCCTGCGGCTGGTGGAGAGTGTCAGGCAGCCCACCTGTGTCCTGGAACAGCTGGT CCTGTATGACATTTACTGGACTGAGGAGATGGAGGACCGACTGCGGGCCCTGGAGAAGGACAAGCCATCCCTGAGGGTCATCTCCTGA
- the RNH1 gene encoding ribonuclease inhibitor isoform X2, translating to MSLNIQCEQLSDARWTELLPLIQQYQVVRLDDCGLTEVRCKDISSAIRANPTLTELSLRTNELGDAGVHLVLQGLQSPTCKIQKLSLQNCCLTEAGCGVLPGVLRSVPTLRELHLNDNPLGDVGLRLLCEGLLDPQCHLEKLQLEYCNLTAASCEPLAAVLRAKPDFKELVVSNNPLGEAGVRVLCQGLVDSACLLETLRLESCGITAANCRDLCGVVASKASLRQLELGDNKLGDAGVAELCPALLHPSCRLRTLWLWECDVTVKGCRDLCRVLSTKESLKELSLAGNELGDEGARLLCESLLAPGCQLESLWVKTCSLTAACCPHFSAVLTQSRCLLELQLSSNKLGDAGVRELCQGLGQPGCVLRVL from the exons ATGAGCCTCAACATCCAGTGTGAGCAGCTGAGTGATGCCAGGTGGACGGAGCTCCTGCCCCTGATCCAGCAGTACCAAGTGGTCAG GCTGGACGACTGTGGCCTCACAGAGGTGCGCTGCAAGGATATCAGCTCCGCGATCCGGGCCAACCCCACCCTCACCGAGCTCAGCCTGCGCACCAATGAGCTGGGCGACGCAGGCGTGCACCTGGTGCTGCAGGGCCTGCAGAGCCCCACCTGCAAGATCCAGAAGCTGAG cctccagaactgctgCCTGACAGAGGCTGGCTGTGGGGTCCTGCCTGGTGTGTTGCGCTCTGTGCCCACCCTGCGTGAGCTGCACCTCAACGACAACCCCCTGGGGGATGTGGGCCTGCGGCTCCTCTGCGAGGGACTTCTAGACCCCCAGTGCCACCTGGAGAAGCTGCA GTTGGAGTACTGCAACCTCACGGCTGCCAGCTGCGAGCCCCTGGCCGCGGTGCTTAGGGCCAAACCGGACTTCAAGGAGCTGGTGGTGAGCAACAACCCCTTGGGTGAGGCCGGCGTGCGCGTGCTGTGCCAGGGCCTCGTGGACTCTGCCTGCCTGCTGGAGACGCTCAG GCTGGAGAGCTGCGGCATCACCGCGGCCAACTGCAGGGACCTGTGTGGCGTCGTGGCCTCTAAGGCCTCGCTGCGGCAGCTGGAGCTGGGAGACAACAAGCTGGGTGACGCAGGCGTGGCGGAGCTGTGTCCGGCGCTGCTGCACCCCAGCTGCAGGCTCAGGACCCTGTG GCTCTGGGAGTGCGACGTCACCGTCAAGGGCTGCAGGGACCTGTGTCGGGTGCTGAGCACCAAGGAGAGCCTGAAGGAGCTCAGCCTGGCGGGCAACGAGCTGGGCGACGAGGGCGCCCGGCTGCTGTGCGAGAGCCTGCTGGCGCCCGGCTGCCAGCTGGAGTCGCTGTG GGTGAAGACCTGCAGCCTGACGGCCGCCTGCTGTCCCCACTTCAGCGCGGTGCTGACGCAGAGCAGGTGTCTGCTGGAGCTGCAGCTGAGCAGCAACAAGCTGGGCGACGCGGGCGTGCGCGAGCTctgccagggcctgggccagCCTGGCTGCGTGCTGCGCGTGCTCTG A